A DNA window from Streptomyces bacillaris contains the following coding sequences:
- the ettA gene encoding energy-dependent translational throttle protein EttA, which yields MAEFIYTMRKTRKAHGDKVILDDVTLNFLPGAKIGVVGPNGAGKSTVLKIMAGLEQPSNGDAFLSPGFSVGILMQEPELDESKTVLENVQDGAAEIMGKLKRFNEVAELMATDYSDALMEEMGKLQEDLDHANAWDLDAQLEQAMDALGCPPGDWPVVNLSGGEKRRVALCKLLIEAPDLLLLDEPTNHLDAESVNWLEQHLSKYAGAVVAVTHDRYFLNNVAEWILELDRGRAIPYEGNYSTYLDKKAARLKVEGRKDEKRQKRLKEELEWVRSNAKGRQTKSKARLARYEEMAAEADKMRKLDFEEIQIPPGPRLGSIVVEVENLSKAFGDKVLIDDLSFTLPRNGIVGVIGPNGAGKTTLFKMIQGLETPDSGSIRVGETVKISYVDQSRANIDPKKTLWAVVSDELDYINVGQVEMPSRAYVSAFGFKGPDQQKPAGVLSGGERNRLNLALTLKEGGNLLLLDEPTNDLDVETLSSLENALLEFPGAAVVISHDRWFLDRVATHILAYEGDSKWYWFEGNFESYEKNKIERLGPDAARPHRATYKKLTRG from the coding sequence TTGGCTGAGTTCATCTACACCATGCGCAAGACGCGCAAGGCGCACGGCGACAAGGTCATCCTTGACGACGTCACCTTGAACTTCCTGCCCGGTGCGAAGATCGGTGTCGTGGGGCCCAACGGCGCCGGTAAGTCCACGGTGCTGAAGATCATGGCGGGCCTGGAGCAGCCGTCCAACGGTGACGCGTTCCTGTCGCCGGGGTTCAGCGTCGGCATCCTCATGCAGGAGCCGGAGCTGGACGAGAGCAAGACCGTGCTGGAGAACGTCCAGGACGGCGCCGCCGAGATCATGGGCAAGCTCAAGCGCTTCAACGAGGTAGCCGAGCTGATGGCGACCGACTACTCCGACGCGCTGATGGAGGAGATGGGCAAGCTCCAGGAGGACCTGGACCACGCCAACGCGTGGGACCTGGACGCCCAGCTGGAGCAGGCCATGGACGCTCTGGGCTGCCCGCCCGGCGACTGGCCCGTCGTCAACCTCTCCGGTGGCGAGAAGCGCCGCGTGGCGCTCTGCAAGCTCCTCATCGAGGCCCCGGACCTGCTCCTCCTCGACGAGCCCACCAACCACCTCGACGCCGAGTCGGTGAACTGGCTGGAGCAGCACCTCTCGAAGTACGCGGGTGCCGTCGTCGCCGTCACCCACGACCGGTACTTCCTCAACAACGTCGCCGAGTGGATCCTCGAACTGGACCGCGGCCGCGCGATTCCGTACGAGGGCAACTACTCCACGTACCTCGACAAGAAGGCCGCCCGCCTCAAGGTCGAGGGCCGCAAGGACGAGAAGCGGCAAAAGCGCCTCAAGGAGGAGCTGGAGTGGGTGCGGTCGAACGCCAAGGGGCGCCAGACCAAGTCCAAGGCCCGTCTCGCCCGGTACGAGGAGATGGCGGCCGAGGCCGACAAGATGCGGAAGCTGGACTTCGAGGAGATCCAGATCCCGCCGGGGCCGCGCCTCGGTTCCATCGTCGTCGAGGTCGAGAACCTCTCGAAGGCCTTCGGCGACAAGGTCCTCATCGACGACCTGTCGTTCACGCTGCCCCGTAACGGCATCGTCGGCGTCATCGGTCCGAACGGCGCGGGCAAGACCACGCTGTTCAAGATGATCCAGGGCCTGGAGACGCCCGACAGCGGCTCCATCCGCGTCGGTGAGACCGTCAAGATCTCCTACGTCGACCAGTCCCGCGCCAACATCGACCCGAAGAAGACCCTCTGGGCCGTCGTCTCGGACGAGCTGGACTACATCAACGTCGGCCAGGTCGAGATGCCTTCGCGGGCGTACGTCTCCGCGTTCGGCTTCAAGGGCCCGGACCAGCAGAAGCCGGCCGGTGTCCTCTCCGGCGGTGAGCGCAACCGCCTCAACCTGGCGCTGACGCTCAAGGAGGGCGGCAACCTGCTGCTCCTCGACGAGCCCACCAACGACCTCGACGTCGAGACCCTGTCCTCGCTCGAGAACGCGCTCCTGGAGTTCCCGGGCGCCGCGGTGGTCATCTCCCACGACCGCTGGTTCCTGGACCGCGTCGCCACGCACATCCTCGCCTACGAGGGTGACTCCAAGTGGTACTGGTTCGAGGGCAACTTCGAGTCGTACGAGAAGAACAAGATCGAGCGTCTCGGCCCGGACGCGGCCCGTCCGCACCGCGCCACGTACAAGAAGCTCACGCGAGGCTGA
- a CDS encoding acyl-CoA thioesterase, which yields MARHIYRCPLRWSDMDAFGHVNNVVFLRYLEEARIDFMFRLAPGDGSPSFSGGSVVARHEIDYVRPLVHRHEPVTVESWVTKIGAASLTIAYEIKDPEQVYVRASTVVVPYDLAAERPRRISAEEKLFLQEYLAEEPAAA from the coding sequence TTGGCTCGTCATATCTACCGCTGCCCGCTGCGCTGGTCGGACATGGATGCCTTCGGCCACGTCAACAACGTGGTCTTCCTCCGCTACCTGGAGGAGGCGCGCATCGACTTCATGTTCCGGCTGGCGCCGGGGGACGGCTCGCCGTCGTTCTCGGGCGGGTCCGTCGTGGCCCGGCACGAGATCGACTACGTACGGCCGCTCGTGCACCGGCACGAGCCGGTCACCGTCGAGTCGTGGGTCACGAAGATAGGCGCCGCGTCGCTGACGATCGCCTACGAGATCAAGGACCCCGAGCAGGTGTACGTACGGGCCTCGACCGTCGTCGTCCCGTACGACCTGGCGGCGGAGCGGCCCCGGCGGATCTCCGCCGAGGAGAAGCTCTTCCTCCAGGAGTACCTGGCAGAGGAGCCCGCCGCGGCATGA
- a CDS encoding globin codes for MTEIPRDTLQEQTFYEQVGGEETFRRLVHRFYEGVAGDELLRPMYPEEDLGPAEERFALFLMQYWGGPRTYSDHRGHPRLRMRHAPFRVDRAAHDAWLAHMRVALDELGLAPEHEKQLWDYLTYAAASMVNTAD; via the coding sequence GTGACAGAGATTCCGCGCGACACGCTTCAGGAGCAGACCTTTTACGAGCAGGTCGGCGGCGAGGAGACCTTCCGGCGCCTGGTCCACCGCTTCTACGAGGGGGTGGCGGGCGACGAACTGCTGCGGCCGATGTATCCGGAGGAGGACCTCGGCCCGGCCGAGGAGCGCTTCGCCCTGTTCCTGATGCAGTACTGGGGCGGCCCGCGCACCTACAGCGACCACCGGGGCCACCCGAGGCTGCGGATGCGGCACGCCCCGTTCCGGGTGGACCGGGCGGCCCATGACGCCTGGCTGGCCCATATGCGGGTGGCGCTGGACGAGCTGGGTCTGGCGCCCGAGCACGAGAAGCAGCTGTGGGACTACCTGACGTACGCGGCGGCCTCGATGGTCAACACGGCGGACTGA